Proteins from one Gemmatimonadetes bacterium SCN 70-22 genomic window:
- a CDS encoding acetyl-CoA carboxylase, biotin carboxyl carrier protein — MDLRYVKKLIEMLDGSSVDSVEISSDKGMKIRISKTPQQRGAVQIPTPVAMPALLPPGPVGRMTPTEPMPAISDAAPAAPAEAPKANLLEVKSPMVGTYYAQPEPGAKPYVTVGQRIEKGQILCIIEAMKIMNEIESEFSGVVKEVVATDGQPVEYGQVLMRIDPNG, encoded by the coding sequence ATCGACTTACGTTACGTGAAGAAACTGATCGAGATGCTCGACGGCTCGTCCGTCGACTCGGTGGAGATCTCCTCGGACAAGGGGATGAAGATCCGCATCTCGAAGACGCCGCAACAGCGCGGGGCGGTGCAGATCCCGACCCCCGTGGCGATGCCGGCGCTGCTGCCGCCGGGGCCCGTGGGGCGCATGACCCCCACCGAGCCGATGCCGGCCATCAGCGATGCGGCGCCGGCGGCGCCCGCCGAGGCGCCCAAGGCCAACCTGCTCGAGGTCAAGTCACCGATGGTCGGGACGTACTACGCGCAGCCCGAGCCCGGGGCCAAGCCCTACGTGACGGTGGGGCAGCGCATCGAGAAGGGGCAGATCCTCTGCATCATCGAGGCGATGAAGATCATGAACGAGATCGAGTCGGAGTTCTCGGGCGTGGTGAAGGAGGTCGTCGCCACGGATGGCCAACCCGTCGAGTACGGGCAGGTCCTGATGCGCATCGATCCGAATGGTTAA
- a CDS encoding acetyl-CoA carboxylase biotin carboxylase subunit — translation MFKKVLVANRGEIALRVIRACRELGIQTVAVYSEADRESLHVRFADDDVCIGPAPARESYLRIPRLIAAAEITGADAIHPGYGFLAENAEFAETCAASNITFIGPTAEQIRVMGDKAAARKAMLEVGVPIVPGTPGPIDDPDAALEFAKSIGFPVIIKAAAGGGGKGMRVAKDADEFLRSFSLARSEALSAFGNGDVYVEKYLTKPRHIEFQIIGDTHGNVIHLGERDCSVQRRHQKLIEEAPSPAMTPELRERMGEAAVRGAKAIDYVGAGTIEMLLDEDGSFFFMEMNTRIQVEHPVTEQLTGVDLVKEQIRVAAGAPLSVLQLPPLRGHVIECRINAEDPARAFQPSPGRISAFHPPGGPGVRLDTHVYAGYTVPPYYDSLLAKLIVQGRDREEALRRMHMALESFIIEGVTTTAPFLARVIMHPEFRAGQVDTKWLEREIAGILKEQG, via the coding sequence ATGTTCAAGAAAGTCCTTGTCGCGAACCGCGGAGAGATTGCGCTCCGCGTGATTCGCGCCTGTCGTGAGTTGGGGATCCAGACGGTGGCCGTCTATTCGGAGGCCGACCGTGAGTCGTTGCACGTGCGTTTCGCCGATGACGATGTGTGCATCGGCCCCGCACCGGCCCGGGAGTCGTACTTGCGGATCCCGCGCCTCATCGCCGCCGCCGAGATCACGGGCGCCGACGCGATCCATCCCGGCTACGGCTTCCTGGCCGAGAACGCCGAGTTCGCCGAAACGTGCGCCGCCTCGAACATCACCTTCATCGGCCCTACCGCCGAGCAGATCCGGGTGATGGGCGACAAGGCGGCGGCGCGCAAGGCGATGCTGGAGGTCGGCGTCCCGATCGTCCCCGGAACGCCGGGGCCGATCGACGATCCCGATGCGGCGCTCGAATTCGCCAAGTCCATCGGCTTCCCCGTCATCATCAAGGCGGCCGCCGGCGGCGGAGGGAAGGGGATGCGGGTGGCGAAGGACGCCGACGAGTTCCTGCGGTCGTTCTCGCTCGCGCGATCCGAGGCGTTGTCGGCGTTCGGCAATGGCGACGTTTACGTGGAGAAGTACCTCACGAAGCCGCGCCACATCGAGTTCCAGATCATCGGTGACACGCACGGCAACGTGATCCACCTGGGAGAGCGCGACTGCTCGGTACAGCGGCGCCACCAGAAGCTGATCGAGGAGGCGCCGAGCCCGGCCATGACCCCCGAGCTGCGCGAGCGCATGGGCGAGGCGGCCGTGCGCGGGGCGAAGGCGATCGACTACGTCGGGGCTGGGACGATCGAAATGCTCCTCGACGAGGACGGGTCGTTCTTCTTCATGGAGATGAACACCCGCATCCAGGTGGAGCACCCAGTCACCGAGCAGTTGACCGGGGTCGACCTGGTGAAGGAGCAGATCCGCGTGGCCGCCGGGGCACCGCTCAGCGTCCTGCAGCTCCCGCCGCTTCGCGGACACGTGATCGAGTGCCGCATCAATGCCGAGGATCCGGCGCGCGCCTTCCAGCCATCGCCGGGGCGCATCTCGGCGTTTCATCCGCCTGGCGGTCCGGGGGTGCGCCTCGACACGCACGTGTACGCGGGGTACACCGTCCCCCCGTACTACGACTCGCTGCTCGCCAAGCTCATCGTCCAGGGGCGCGACAGGGAGGAGGCGCTCCGCCGGATGCACATGGCGCTGGAGAGCTTCATCATCGAGGGGGTCACCACCACGGCGCCGTTCCTGGCGCGTGTGATCATGCACCCCGAGTTCCGCGCGGGGCAGGTGGACACGAAGTGGCTGGAACGCGAGATCGCTGGGATCCTCAAGGAGCAGGGCTAA
- a CDS encoding type IV pili twitching motility protein PilT gives MVQRSASDLHLKVGRPPTLRINGDLSPLPLPALRPEDLSTLAKEIMTPKQVKEFAEYREADFATGVPGIGRFRVNAYQQRGTIAFAIRTVPHQAKSIAELNLPPIVEDIAMLPRGLVVVTGVTGSGKSTALASMLQVINEKRYANIITIEDPIEFLHRDLKCHINQREVGTDTGSFAQALRRVLRQDPDVILIGEIRDLDTLDTALKAADTGHLVFSTLHTTDATQTINRILSFYPPHQQNEVRFALSNALAAVVSLRLVPRADKPGRVPASEVLINTAAVREQIRDVTKTLNIPDLIKEGTVQYGMQSFDQSLMAWYSKGTISYENALFHATNPNELALRVQGVAGSSDTSWDEFQTDETA, from the coding sequence ATGGTGCAGCGCAGCGCGTCCGACCTGCACCTGAAGGTCGGGCGTCCGCCCACGCTGCGCATCAACGGCGATCTCTCGCCGCTCCCGCTCCCGGCGCTTCGACCGGAAGACCTGAGCACGCTGGCGAAGGAGATCATGACGCCGAAGCAGGTGAAGGAGTTCGCCGAGTACCGTGAGGCGGACTTCGCCACCGGGGTCCCGGGGATCGGGCGCTTCCGCGTGAACGCGTACCAGCAGCGCGGCACGATCGCCTTCGCGATCCGTACCGTCCCCCACCAGGCCAAGTCGATCGCGGAGCTGAACCTCCCGCCGATCGTCGAGGACATCGCGATGCTCCCGCGCGGCCTGGTGGTGGTGACCGGCGTGACGGGCTCGGGGAAGTCGACGGCGCTCGCGTCGATGCTCCAGGTCATCAACGAGAAGCGCTACGCGAACATCATCACGATCGAGGATCCGATCGAGTTCCTCCATCGCGACTTGAAGTGCCACATCAACCAGCGTGAGGTGGGGACGGACACGGGATCGTTCGCGCAGGCGTTGCGGCGCGTCCTTCGCCAGGATCCGGACGTGATCCTCATCGGCGAGATCCGAGACCTCGACACGCTCGACACGGCGCTCAAGGCGGCCGATACGGGGCACCTGGTCTTCTCGACGCTGCACACGACGGATGCGACGCAGACCATCAATCGCATCCTCTCCTTCTACCCGCCGCACCAGCAGAACGAGGTGCGCTTCGCGCTCTCGAACGCGCTGGCGGCAGTCGTCTCGCTTCGCCTCGTGCCGCGCGCGGACAAGCCCGGGCGCGTCCCGGCGTCCGAGGTGCTCATCAACACGGCCGCGGTCCGCGAGCAGATCCGCGACGTCACCAAGACGCTCAACATCCCCGACCTCATCAAGGAAGGGACGGTGCAGTACGGGATGCAGAGCTTCGACCAGTCGCTGATGGCGTGGTACAGCAAGGGGACGATCTCCTACGAGAACGCCCTCTTCCACGCGACCAATCCCAATGAGCTTGCCCTGCGGGTGCAGGGGGTCGCAGGATCGAGCGATACCTCCTGGGACGAATTCCAGACCGACGAGACCGCGTAG